In a single window of the Deinococcus aetherius genome:
- a CDS encoding Hsp20/alpha crystallin family protein — protein MNEPVLARLQQLMTLREEVETLGAEVPWTPPADWMDGDTHLTLLLDVPGVDPSCLELQEDGDTVTVAGRRDAPHPILQAERPSGTFSRTLRFPQPVLPQSGEASLNAGVLSVRFEKRHPTIDVNASDAEGA, from the coding sequence ATGAACGAGCCGGTTCTTGCCCGCCTTCAGCAGCTCATGACCCTCCGGGAGGAGGTCGAGACGCTGGGCGCCGAGGTGCCCTGGACTCCGCCCGCCGACTGGATGGACGGCGACACCCACCTCACCCTGCTCCTCGACGTGCCCGGCGTGGACCCCTCATGCCTGGAACTTCAGGAGGACGGCGACACGGTGACGGTCGCGGGCCGCCGGGACGCCCCTCACCCCATCCTCCAGGCCGAGCGCCCGAGCGGGACCTTCAGCCGTACCCTCCGCTTCCCCCAGCCCGTCCTCCCGCAGAGCGGCGAGGCGAGCCTGAACGCCGGAGTCCTGAGCGTGCGCTTCGAGAAACGCCACCCCACCATCGACGTGAACGCCAGCGACGCGGAGGGGGCATAA
- a CDS encoding amidase family protein — protein MPPVTPDPVLDLDAASLSGATRRGDLTALEATRAYLRRLSAHNPRLRAVITVNEAAEADAARLDALPPERRGPLHGLPILIKDNIDVAGLPTTAGSLLMTRHVPEGDAPLVARLRAAGAVILGKANLTEWANFMTLGMPNGYSGAGGQTVNPWGEGLDTGGSSSGSGVAVVARLCVAAVGTETSGSILSPAQQSGVIGLKPTVGLIPRTGVVPISHSQDTAGPITRSARDAALLLSVMAGPDDADPASRRLPVPGLALRPGALSGAEIGVLRDPPGGPVSEAERASLARAEEALRDRGARLRDVTLPTADELGGWRFEVLVYEFKHDLNAYLAGVRDGPHSLAEVIEGNDADPERLQRYGQTLLHAAQGTRGDLSERAYREARARDLDLAQTRGLDPLFALGLDALLWPGLHGYAVGAKAGYPSVTVPTGLHEGAPTGILLTGPAGSDGRLLSLAADLNQRLGGVQFPPDSPA, from the coding sequence GTGCCCCCCGTCACCCCTGATCCCGTCCTCGACCTCGACGCCGCCTCGCTGAGCGGGGCCACGCGCCGGGGCGACCTGACCGCGCTGGAGGCGACCCGTGCTTACCTGCGGCGGCTATCCGCACACAATCCCCGCCTGCGCGCCGTCATCACCGTGAACGAGGCGGCGGAGGCGGACGCTGCCCGGCTCGACGCCCTGCCCCCCGAGCGGCGCGGTCCCCTCCACGGCCTTCCCATCCTGATCAAGGACAACATCGACGTGGCGGGGTTGCCCACGACGGCGGGCAGCCTGCTCATGACCCGGCACGTCCCGGAAGGTGACGCCCCCCTCGTCGCCCGTCTCCGCGCCGCTGGGGCCGTGATCCTCGGCAAGGCGAACCTCACGGAGTGGGCGAACTTCATGACGCTGGGGATGCCCAACGGGTACTCCGGGGCGGGCGGGCAGACGGTGAACCCCTGGGGCGAGGGGCTTGACACGGGCGGGTCGTCGAGCGGGAGCGGGGTGGCGGTCGTCGCCCGGCTGTGCGTCGCGGCGGTCGGCACCGAGACGAGCGGCAGTATCCTGAGTCCGGCGCAGCAGAGCGGGGTGATCGGGCTCAAGCCCACGGTGGGTCTGATTCCCCGCACGGGTGTGGTGCCCATCTCCCACAGCCAGGACACCGCCGGGCCGATCACGAGGAGCGCCCGCGACGCCGCCCTGCTCCTCTCGGTGATGGCCGGACCCGACGACGCCGACCCGGCGAGCCGCCGCCTGCCCGTGCCGGGCCTCGCCCTGCGGCCGGGGGCCCTGAGCGGGGCGGAGATCGGCGTGCTGCGCGACCCGCCCGGCGGGCCTGTGTCGGAGGCCGAACGCGCTTCCCTCGCCCGCGCGGAGGAGGCCCTGCGGGACAGGGGTGCAAGGCTGCGTGACGTGACCCTCCCCACCGCCGACGAACTGGGCGGCTGGCGCTTCGAGGTGCTGGTCTACGAGTTCAAGCACGACCTGAACGCCTACCTGGCGGGCGTTCGGGACGGCCCCCACAGCCTCGCCGAGGTGATCGAGGGGAACGACGCCGACCCTGAACGCCTCCAGCGGTACGGCCAGACGCTCCTCCACGCCGCCCAGGGCACGCGCGGCGACCTGAGCGAGCGGGCGTACCGGGAGGCGCGGGCGCGCGACCTCGACCTCGCCCAGACGCGCGGCCTCGACCCCCTCTTCGCCCTGGGGCTCGACGCGCTGCTGTGGCCCGGCCTGCACGGGTACGCGGTGGGCGCCAAGGCGGGTTACCCCAGCGTCACAGTGCCCACCGGGTTGCATGAGGGCGCCCCGACCGGCATCCTCCTGACCGGCCCAGCCGGAAGCGACGGGCGCCTGCTCTCGCTCGCCGCCGACCTCAACCAGCGGCTGGGCGGCGTGCAGTTCCCGCCCGACTCCCCGGCTTGA
- the miaA gene encoding tRNA (adenosine(37)-N6)-dimethylallyltransferase MiaA, with translation MTRAPIPILTASTAAGKTALALDLGAEFGLEIVAADAFTVYRGLDIGTAKPTPEERAAVPHHLLDVADVGEDYDVARYTREAEAALGDVLARGRVPLVVGGTGFYLSALVRGLPLTPPADPATRAEVEADLAERGLGALLAEVEARNPAEAARLERNPRRIVRALEVYRRTGRFPGEFGHRPPAFIYRVFAFTRPWPELEARISARVGVMLAAGWPGEAAWLASQVSPDRDPRPTVWQALGYREALAVHTGTLTPEDAARVIALATRQYARRQLTWMRTQLGAVPTSSGEAAGALRTFLKTR, from the coding sequence GTGACGCGTGCCCCCATTCCCATCCTCACCGCCTCCACGGCGGCGGGGAAAACGGCGCTCGCGCTGGACCTGGGAGCAGAATTCGGGCTGGAGATCGTCGCTGCCGACGCCTTCACCGTCTACCGGGGCCTGGACATCGGCACGGCCAAACCCACCCCCGAGGAGCGCGCCGCCGTACCCCACCACCTCCTCGACGTGGCCGATGTGGGGGAGGACTATGACGTGGCCCGTTACACCCGGGAGGCCGAAGCCGCCCTGGGGGACGTGCTCGCGCGGGGCCGCGTGCCGCTCGTCGTGGGGGGAACCGGGTTCTACCTCTCCGCCCTCGTGCGTGGACTGCCCCTGACGCCACCCGCCGACCCGGCGACGCGGGCGGAGGTGGAGGCCGACCTCGCCGAGCGCGGCCTGGGCGCCCTCCTCGCCGAGGTGGAGGCGCGGAATCCCGCCGAGGCCGCCCGTTTGGAACGCAACCCACGCCGCATCGTCCGCGCCCTGGAGGTCTACCGCCGCACGGGCCGCTTCCCGGGCGAGTTCGGGCATCGTCCTCCCGCCTTCATCTACCGCGTCTTCGCCTTCACGCGCCCCTGGCCGGAGTTGGAGGCGCGCATTTCCGCGCGGGTGGGGGTCATGCTCGCGGCGGGCTGGCCCGGGGAGGCCGCCTGGCTCGCCTCCCAGGTGTCCCCCGACCGTGACCCCCGCCCGACCGTGTGGCAGGCGCTGGGCTACCGCGAGGCCCTGGCCGTTCATACAGGTACCCTCACGCCGGAGGACGCGGCCCGCGTGATCGCCCTCGCCACCCGGCAGTACGCCAGGCGGCAGCTCACCTGGATGCGGACGCAACTCGGCGCCGTGCCCACTTCCTCGGGTGAGGCGGCGGGAGCCTTGCGAACCTTTCTGAAGACCCGCTGA